The following nucleotide sequence is from Mucilaginibacter sp. cycad4.
TCCATTGATGTTTTTTAAATGAGATACGTTTTAGCCAGCTATGTGTACACCAAAGAGTTTAATCAGCCACAGGCCTGGTTAAAGCGCATTAACATGTATACCGGCATATTAGATGCCCTGGCTAAGAGCAACGAGGCGATCAGCATTGAACAAATCAATTACGAAGGTGAGCTAACACAAAACGGCGTTAATTACCATTTCAGAAGATACCCAAAAGCAGCGCTCAAATATTTTCCATGGGATTTGCACTTGTATATTAAAAGCCTGAAACCCGATGTGGTAATAGTTCATGGCTTGCTTTTCCCCCTGCAGGTTATCCAGCTGCGCCTTATACTTGGCCGCAAAGTAAAGATCATTGTACAAAATCATGCAGAAAAGCCTTTCACGGGTTTAAAAAAACTACTTCAGCGGGCAGCCGACCAGATGGTTGATGCCAACTTATTTGCATCGCATGATATGGGTATGGAATGGATTGCCGCCGGTAACCTGAAATCGCCGGGTAAAATACATGAAGTAATGGAAGTTTCCTCTGTTTTTTACTCTATAGACCGCCTGGAAGCCAAGTCCAAAACAGGCGCAAAAGGCAACCCGGTGTTTTTATGGGTAGGCCGTTTAAACGAAAATAAAGATCCTTTAAATGTGGTGAGAGCCTTTTTGAAATTCGCCAAAAGTTCGTCCGGGGCAAAACTCTTTATGATCTATCATACCGAAGATTTGCTGCCGAAGATCAACCAATTGTTAAACTCGTCTCCAAATAAAGAAGCGATTGAATTAATTGGCGAAGTGCCGCACGCCGATTTATTGTACTGGTACAACAGTGCTGATTTTATTCTCTCCGGCTCACATTATGAAGGCAGCGGCACCGCCATTTGCGAAGCTATGTCATGCGGATGCGTGCCGCTGGTTACAGATATCCTTTCGTTCAGGATGATCACTAACAATGGGGAATGTGGTATATTGTATAAACCGGGAAATGAAGCTGCGTTGCTTGAAGCTCTCATGCAAACAAAACAAATGGATATTGCAGAAAAACGGAGATTATCCATCGAATATTATAAGCGAAACTTATCATTTGAGGCTATTGCAGAGAGGATTGAGAGCATAGTGCAAAGCCTTTAAATATTGCTTGCTCGCCATTACCTGTCTCGGATAAAATCTATTGCTCAAAAACCTCCATCATCCTCCTCACATTATCCCTGATCTCATAAGCCAAAACATTTTTCTTCCCGCAATCTGGTTTATCCAAAATACAACGGATAGTTTGCCAGGCTTCTTC
It contains:
- a CDS encoding glycosyltransferase family 4 protein is translated as MRYVLASYVYTKEFNQPQAWLKRINMYTGILDALAKSNEAISIEQINYEGELTQNGVNYHFRRYPKAALKYFPWDLHLYIKSLKPDVVIVHGLLFPLQVIQLRLILGRKVKIIVQNHAEKPFTGLKKLLQRAADQMVDANLFASHDMGMEWIAAGNLKSPGKIHEVMEVSSVFYSIDRLEAKSKTGAKGNPVFLWVGRLNENKDPLNVVRAFLKFAKSSSGAKLFMIYHTEDLLPKINQLLNSSPNKEAIELIGEVPHADLLYWYNSADFILSGSHYEGSGTAICEAMSCGCVPLVTDILSFRMITNNGECGILYKPGNEAALLEALMQTKQMDIAEKRRLSIEYYKRNLSFEAIAERIESIVQSL